In Apium graveolens cultivar Ventura chromosome 10, ASM990537v1, whole genome shotgun sequence, the following are encoded in one genomic region:
- the LOC141692984 gene encoding uncharacterized protein LOC141692984, which translates to MEITTSQIIGKLKLKANPEGGFYTETFRDKSVFLTKSQLPDHYKVDRAISTNIYFLVPSGSVSLIHRIPCSETWNFYLGDPLTVVEMNEADGSVKLTNLGSDIIEGNQLLQYTVPPNVWFGAFPANDFKIATNDVIEKNPPIDVEKHFSLVGCTCAPAFEFADFELAKHSDLISRFPAHKSLVALLTLPG; encoded by the exons ATGGAAATAACAACTTCACAGATAATTGGCAAGCTGAAGCTTAAGGCCAACCCGGAAGGGGGATTTTACACGGAGACGTTCAGGGACAAATCGGTCTTTCTTACCAAATCTCAACTTCCTGATCACT ACAAGGTTGATCGTGCTATCAGTACAAATATATACTTTCTAGTGCCATCTGGGAGTGTGTCTCTCATCCATCGTATTCCATGTTCAGAAACTTGGAATTTCTACTTGGGAGATCCTCTTACG GTAGTGGAGATGAATGAGGCAGATGGCAGTGTTAAGTTAACGAACCTTGGATCTGATATAATAGAAGGAAATCAACTACTGCAGTATACAGTGCCACCAAATGTGTGGTTTGGTGCATTTCCGGCCAATGACTTCAAGATTGCTACAAATGATGTCATTGAGAAAAATCCACCCATCGACGTTGAGAAGCACTTTTCTCTTGTTGGATGCACTTGTGCTCCAGCCTTTGAGTTTGCTGACTTTGAGCTGGCAAAACATTCTGATCTCATTTCACGATTCCCTGCTCACAAATCTCTCGTTGCATTACTAACCCTACCCGGTTAA
- the LOC141692983 gene encoding protein NEGATIVE GRAVITROPIC RESPONSE OF ROOTS-like isoform X1 has protein sequence MKQIFSWMQSKASAKQGSKTLNSVTANKRVLQEPPKQEFSDWPHGLLAIGTFGNNNATGEIENRNLHLTEASSQDHLQDLTPEEVEELQNELNLKLDEPEVECNSLAEKDNSLENNRSVSNILEKGIQLQRCCSAVLSRGKDSQLDGTSNGIGKKSMSFLFKKMLLCSSGFSPTPSLRDPFTEPTHVESRMKKILTTILSKKIYPQCSSPKANTPKKYLENKQFFMTDSDSEDDTSQDANDGSKWVKTDSEFIVLEI, from the exons ATGAAG CAGATCTTTAGTTGGATGCAAAGCAAGGCAAGCGCAAAACAAGGGTCCAAAACGCTGAATTCAGTAACAGCTAATA AACGTGTTCTGCAAGAACCTCCAAAACAAGAATTTAGTGATTGGCCTCATGGACTGCTTGCAATCGGCACATTTGGAAACAACAATGCGACAGGAGAAATAGAAAACAGGAATCTTCATCTGACTGAAGCCTCTAGTCAGGATCATCTACAGGACCTTACCCCTGAAGAAGTTGAAGAGCTTCAGAACGAGTTGAATCTGAAATTAGATGAACCAGAAGTTGAATGTAATTCTTTGGCCGAAAAAGACAATAGCCTGGAAAATAACAGAAGTGTGAGTAATATACTGGAAAAAGGCATTCAGCTCCAGCGTTGCTGCAGTGCTGTTCTCAGCAGGGGAAAGGACAGTCAATTAGATGGTACCAGTAATGGCATTGGCAAGAAATCAATGTCTTTTCTCTTCAAGAAGATGCTTCTCTGCAGTAGTGGATTCTCCCCAACTCCCAGCTTAAGAGATCCATTCACAGAACCGACACACGTAGAATCAAGAATGAAGAAG ATTCTCACAACTATCTTGAGTAAAAAGATATATCCACAATGTTCTAGCCCAAAGGCTAATACCCCAAAGAAGTATCTGGAGAATAAACAATTTTTCATGACTGATAGTGATAGTGAAGATGACACGTCTCAGGACGCAAATGATGGAAGTAAATGGGTTAAAACAGATTCTGAAT TTATTGTTCTAGAGATATGA
- the LOC141692983 gene encoding protein NEGATIVE GRAVITROPIC RESPONSE OF ROOTS-like isoform X2, translating to MKIFSWMQSKASAKQGSKTLNSVTANKRVLQEPPKQEFSDWPHGLLAIGTFGNNNATGEIENRNLHLTEASSQDHLQDLTPEEVEELQNELNLKLDEPEVECNSLAEKDNSLENNRSVSNILEKGIQLQRCCSAVLSRGKDSQLDGTSNGIGKKSMSFLFKKMLLCSSGFSPTPSLRDPFTEPTHVESRMKKILTTILSKKIYPQCSSPKANTPKKYLENKQFFMTDSDSEDDTSQDANDGSKWVKTDSEFIVLEI from the exons ATGAAG ATCTTTAGTTGGATGCAAAGCAAGGCAAGCGCAAAACAAGGGTCCAAAACGCTGAATTCAGTAACAGCTAATA AACGTGTTCTGCAAGAACCTCCAAAACAAGAATTTAGTGATTGGCCTCATGGACTGCTTGCAATCGGCACATTTGGAAACAACAATGCGACAGGAGAAATAGAAAACAGGAATCTTCATCTGACTGAAGCCTCTAGTCAGGATCATCTACAGGACCTTACCCCTGAAGAAGTTGAAGAGCTTCAGAACGAGTTGAATCTGAAATTAGATGAACCAGAAGTTGAATGTAATTCTTTGGCCGAAAAAGACAATAGCCTGGAAAATAACAGAAGTGTGAGTAATATACTGGAAAAAGGCATTCAGCTCCAGCGTTGCTGCAGTGCTGTTCTCAGCAGGGGAAAGGACAGTCAATTAGATGGTACCAGTAATGGCATTGGCAAGAAATCAATGTCTTTTCTCTTCAAGAAGATGCTTCTCTGCAGTAGTGGATTCTCCCCAACTCCCAGCTTAAGAGATCCATTCACAGAACCGACACACGTAGAATCAAGAATGAAGAAG ATTCTCACAACTATCTTGAGTAAAAAGATATATCCACAATGTTCTAGCCCAAAGGCTAATACCCCAAAGAAGTATCTGGAGAATAAACAATTTTTCATGACTGATAGTGATAGTGAAGATGACACGTCTCAGGACGCAAATGATGGAAGTAAATGGGTTAAAACAGATTCTGAAT TTATTGTTCTAGAGATATGA